A DNA window from Paenibacillus sp. HWE-109 contains the following coding sequences:
- a CDS encoding hemerythrin domain-containing protein: protein MIDRLSIRTNREYIVDPSYFPMLVERLKEEHLQMREQLSEIRTMAASLYSLGDCSIGMCKLIELQDRILYLVEELEQHSEWEEQELFPHLLTYLNGAVALSFSRSITVLEQDHDLAKRVVQAYVDGVNAMKVPIDMEFLHLMASELMTACLILLKHFTLEEELVYPLIDPIAEQLS from the coding sequence ATGATCGACCGTTTGAGCATTCGCACGAATAGGGAGTACATCGTGGATCCCAGCTACTTTCCGATGCTCGTAGAGCGTCTGAAAGAGGAGCATTTGCAGATGCGCGAACAGCTCTCCGAGATCCGTACGATGGCTGCTTCCTTGTATTCCCTTGGGGATTGCTCAATAGGAATGTGCAAGCTGATTGAGTTGCAAGATCGTATTCTCTACCTTGTTGAGGAGTTGGAACAGCACTCGGAATGGGAAGAACAGGAATTATTCCCTCATTTACTGACGTATTTGAATGGGGCGGTAGCTCTCTCCTTCTCGCGTTCCATCACTGTCCTAGAACAGGATCATGACTTGGCCAAACGAGTTGTGCAGGCCTACGTAGATGGTGTGAATGCGATGAAAGTACCGATAGATATGGAGTTTTTGCATCTGATGGCTTCTGAACTTATGACAGCCTGTCTCATCCTGCTTAAACACTTCACTTTAGAGGAAGAGTTGGTCTACCCGCTTATAGATCCAATCGCAGAACAATTGTCTTAG
- a CDS encoding methyl-accepting chemotaxis protein — MFDWLGFRKGLPLWWSYRLNRQLKDDVAHIFEGIAQTRIGILQSWVESYWSNLDRLLAQFLEATAGDKSQDDLLVGRLLTAAHKSGADFSEIFLLSEKATVIDSTYPAHKGRTYEFGSVLTKGLEEARKGQKCLFGPYSDPLTLQIGPSTSPFHDAMTLTFIVPIMENGIWKGAICGRVPNDVLGDLIQRESGHVYPDSGDNYLFMAKPVLNKQIAPGTALSRSRFEDLTFTHGDNLKDGVRTDYGIVAVKQHTELELIFTDPATGQLHPGVAGTIAKGNNLFVEFPGYSDYRHISVIGKGVTFQLPHCPDLWGMMCEGDLEEVYRIRSIDWKLFSLQLQYMIGFILLAGGGFWLMNGRVSNLTGALSLAAGTLVYGFIGAKMFSQKGTKPIVRQILQLNKFIRLNAEGSGDLTQRLNVKEFAGDETQELAKWINNMIDSLEGIMLQVKQAAAEVQVTQERMNESTGSTEQSTGRMSTQIHNMIRSLRGQLKDIDVAKDVTQNMSGTLRELEQKASGQIAVAQDEVGRIGDKMNHISAKVAETNRTIQTFLQTTQEIPKLLQVIEEISAQTNLLSLNASIEAARVGEHGKGFAVVAGEIRKLADLTKKSTTEINETIEQIERHANEAFISMEEGTQVVLEGTQIVAAASEILSSANAHDTMKTQVVEEVVALMEKVAGVSKENRHISAEVESTVQELLQDMLHVRQTTGDVGAITQSLLQLVNQFHLTESRIR, encoded by the coding sequence ATGTTTGATTGGTTAGGTTTTCGCAAGGGACTACCGCTGTGGTGGTCATATCGGCTAAATCGTCAGCTAAAGGATGATGTTGCGCATATTTTCGAAGGCATTGCACAAACGAGGATAGGTATTCTACAAAGCTGGGTGGAAAGTTATTGGTCCAATCTGGATCGATTGCTCGCACAGTTCTTGGAAGCTACAGCAGGTGATAAGTCCCAGGATGACTTGCTCGTTGGGCGTTTGCTAACAGCGGCGCATAAGAGCGGAGCTGATTTCTCGGAAATCTTCTTGCTGAGTGAGAAAGCAACCGTGATAGACTCAACCTACCCTGCGCACAAAGGAAGGACATACGAATTTGGAAGTGTGCTAACCAAGGGTTTAGAAGAAGCTCGCAAGGGTCAAAAGTGTTTATTCGGCCCCTATTCGGATCCGCTAACCTTGCAGATTGGTCCCAGTACGTCACCCTTCCATGATGCGATGACACTAACTTTTATCGTACCCATTATGGAGAATGGAATCTGGAAAGGGGCCATCTGTGGCCGAGTTCCCAACGATGTGCTCGGGGATTTGATTCAGCGTGAATCAGGTCATGTCTATCCGGATTCCGGTGATAACTATTTATTTATGGCTAAGCCTGTTTTAAATAAGCAGATTGCCCCTGGCACAGCATTGTCCCGCAGCCGGTTTGAAGATCTTACATTTACACATGGTGACAATCTCAAGGATGGTGTACGAACGGATTACGGCATAGTCGCTGTCAAACAGCATACGGAGCTCGAGCTTATCTTTACGGATCCGGCTACTGGACAACTTCACCCGGGGGTTGCAGGAACGATTGCTAAGGGAAATAATCTATTCGTGGAGTTCCCTGGTTATTCCGATTATCGACATATTTCTGTCATTGGCAAGGGGGTTACCTTCCAGCTGCCGCATTGCCCGGATCTATGGGGGATGATGTGCGAGGGAGATCTGGAGGAAGTGTATCGGATTCGCAGTATTGATTGGAAATTGTTCAGCTTGCAGTTGCAATACATGATAGGCTTTATTTTACTCGCTGGCGGGGGATTTTGGCTGATGAATGGTCGCGTTTCTAATCTTACTGGTGCGCTAAGTCTGGCTGCTGGTACTCTCGTATACGGCTTCATCGGTGCCAAAATGTTCAGTCAGAAGGGGACCAAGCCCATTGTGCGACAGATTCTGCAATTGAATAAATTCATTCGGCTTAATGCCGAGGGCAGCGGAGACTTAACGCAGAGGCTCAACGTCAAAGAGTTCGCTGGCGATGAGACACAGGAGCTGGCCAAATGGATCAACAATATGATCGATTCCCTGGAAGGGATCATGCTGCAAGTAAAACAAGCAGCAGCAGAAGTGCAGGTAACTCAAGAACGGATGAATGAATCCACGGGTTCAACGGAACAGTCAACGGGTCGAATGAGCACCCAAATTCATAATATGATTCGCTCTTTGCGCGGCCAATTGAAGGATATCGATGTCGCGAAGGATGTTACGCAGAATATGAGCGGCACCTTACGTGAGTTGGAACAAAAAGCATCCGGACAAATTGCTGTTGCCCAGGATGAAGTGGGTCGCATCGGGGATAAAATGAATCATATTTCCGCTAAAGTAGCGGAAACGAACCGCACGATCCAAACGTTCTTGCAGACGACGCAGGAAATTCCCAAGCTGCTGCAAGTGATCGAGGAAATCTCGGCGCAGACGAACCTTCTCTCGTTGAATGCTTCCATCGAAGCAGCCAGAGTTGGCGAGCATGGGAAAGGTTTCGCGGTTGTGGCAGGAGAAATTCGCAAGCTGGCGGATTTGACGAAGAAGTCGACAACCGAAATCAATGAAACGATCGAACAAATTGAGCGTCATGCGAACGAAGCCTTCATCTCCATGGAAGAAGGCACGCAGGTTGTGCTGGAAGGGACGCAAATTGTTGCGGCGGCTTCAGAAATTCTTAGCAGCGCCAATGCCCACGACACGATGAAGACGCAGGTTGTGGAGGAAGTAGTGGCACTGATGGAGAAGGTCGCAGGCGTGAGCAAGGAGAATCGCCATATCTCTGCTGAGGTGGAGAGCACGGTCCAGGAGCTTCTGCAGGACATGCTTCACGTGCGCCAAACGACAGGGGATGTTGGAGCGATTACGCAATCGCTGCTCCAACTCGTCAATCAGTTCCATCTTACGGAGAGTCGAATTCGCTAA